From Carassius auratus strain Wakin chromosome 22, ASM336829v1, whole genome shotgun sequence, a single genomic window includes:
- the LOC113040788 gene encoding uncharacterized protein F54H12.2-like: protein MALLHRMSGECIKSELDLFTVPLTQTVIEKNGYLEVAPLSAISYSAPLEFFIAGNGDDYLDLNNTMLYLRVKITGPDGADIAHPAKVGPINYLAATMFSQVDVTLGDRLISQSSGTHPYRCIIESLLNYGKDTLESIFSAGLFHKDTAGHMDVHDPAGRNEGLTKRSLYTGRSSEVELLAPIHSDIFFQEKLLINGLDLKLRFIRAKDEFCLMRSDDLAYKLHIAAASLFVKKVSVSPPVRLAHAQTLLSTTAKYPIDRVCLKSFSIPAGSRVSNQENLFLGTLPKSIVIGMVDNDAFTGSYEKNPFAFKHYNLEFLAVYVDGQQFPAKPLQPNFDAGLAVREYYQLAMTTGRHLKDRPLCISRNDFLNGYTLYAFNLTPDEDCGQHISLIKSGNIRVEARFRQALPNTVNLIIYAVFDSLIEVSNRRQVLIDHY, encoded by the coding sequence ATGGCGTTATTGCACCGCATGTCGGGGGAGTGCATCAAGTCCGAGTTGGACCTATTTACGGTCCCGCTGACGCAGACCGTTATTGAGAAAAACGGCTATTTAGAAGTAGCCCCATTATCGGCCATATCGTACTCTGCACCGTTGGAGTTTTTTATCGCCGGCAACGGCGACGATTATTTGGATCTTAACAACACGATGCTCTATCTACGGGTGAAAATCACGGGGCCTGACGGAGCAGATATCGCTCACCCGGCTAAGGTGGGGCCGATAAATTACCTGGCAGCTACCATGTTTTCACAGGTCGACGTAACCCTCGGCGACCGCCTGATATCTCAGAGCTCCGGAACTCATCCGTATCGCTGCATCATCGAAAGTCTGCTCAACTACGGTAAAGATACGTTGGAAAGTATTTTCAGCGCCGGGCTGTTTCACAAAGACACGGCCGGTCACATGGATGTACATGACCCCGCAGGTCGTAACGAGGGGTTAACGAAGAGATCGCTCTACACCGGCCGAAGCAGCGAGGTGGAACTGCTAGCCCCCATACACAGCGATATATTCTTTCAAGAGAAACTTTTAATTAATGGATTGGATTTAAAATTACGGTTCATACGGGCTAAGGATGAATTCTGTCTGATGAGGTCCGACGACTTGGCTTACAAATTACATATAGCGGCGGCGTCCCTATTTGTCAAAAAAGTTTCCGTATCACCCCCGGTGAGACTGGCTCACGCCCAAACGCTGCTCTCGACCACGGCCAAGTACCCCATCGACAGGGTCTGTCTAAAATCGTTCTCCATACCCGCCGGCTCTCGCGTTTCCAATCAAGAAAATCTGTTTCTAGGAACGCTGCCAAAGTCTATCGTTATCGGTATGGTCGATAACGACGCATTCACCGGTTCCTACGAGAAAAATCCATTCGCGTTCAAACATTACAATCTGGAATTCCTAGCGGTCTACGTGGACGGTCAACAATTTCCCGCCAAGCCCCTACAACCTAATTTCGACGCCGGTTTGGCGGTGCGCGAATATTATCAGCTGGCGATGACGACCGGGAGACACCTTAAAGATCGACCGCTCTGTATCAGCAGGAATGATTTCCTGAACGGATACACGCTCTACGCATTTAACCTGACGCCGGACGAGGACTGCGGTCAGCACATTTCCCTCATCAAGTCCGGGAACATCAGAGTAGAAGCTCGTTTCAGACAAGCTCTGCCGAATACCGTTAATTTAATAATCTACGCCGTATTCGACAGCCTCATTGAAGTGTCTAACCGCAGACAGGTACTGATCGATCACTACTGA
- the LOC113040790 gene encoding uncharacterized protein LOC113040790: MSELMKEAYYTPSNPGSLGGKKRLKDAVLKDTGVRLSDKQVSEWLAGEDAYTLHKPAPIKYKRNRVVVYGVDTQFQADLVDMIAYAKDNDGHKYLLTCIDVFSKYAWVRVLKNKSGLEVTRAFESILEEGRVPQKLQTDQGKEFFNKQFQDVMKKHDINHFATATDLKASVVERFNRTLKSRMWRFLTATNSRRYIDVLQDIMQGYNTSYHRSIRMRPVDVGKVNEDQVFQNLYGDIKKTERPLFNFKVGDVVRISKVRGPFAKGYEQNYTEEFFTVSSRIPRQPPVYRLTDYDGDVIEGIFYEKELPGETADYVSYYRNQAGGDLPGYAGGGVMYGAGLGGLFRGLFRMAVPLLKRGFSIAKPHLKSAAKNIVSDVVSNVLTRSHNDKAQDGSGLMVMARKRMSKPPGVRRRGQWGKKKTTLGPKKRSVVRRKRKAAVRRKASIKRVVKTIF; encoded by the exons ATGTCGGAGCTCATGAAAGAGGCTTATTACACGCCCTCCAACCCGGGCTCTTTAGGTGGTAAAAAACGATTAAAAGACGCCGTCTTGAAAGACACCGGGGTCCGTCTAAGCGATAAACAGGTTTCAGAATGGCTGGCTGGTGAGGACGCTTACACATTACACAAACCAGCGCCTATAAAATACAAACGAAACAGAGTGGTCGTGTACGGGGTCGACACTCAGTTCCAGGCCGATCTCGTCGACATGATCGCCTACGCTAAGGATAACGACGGTCATAAATATCTGCTGACGTGCATAGACGTATTTAGCAAGTACGCCTGGGTTCGCGTGTTGAAGAATAAGAGCGGTCTCGAGGTCACTAGAGCGTTCGAGTCTATCCTCGAAGAGGGCCGCGTACCTCAGAAATTGCAGACGGATCAGGGAAAGgaattttttaacaaacaatttcAAGATGTGATGAAAAAGCACGACATTAATCATTTCGCTACCGCTACCGATTTGAAAGCCAGCGTCGTGGAACGATTTAACAGAACCTTAAAAAGTCGTATGTGGCGATTTTTAACGGCTACAAATTCCCGTCGATACATAGATGTTTTACAAGACATCATGCAGGGGTACAATACCAGTTATCATCGAAGTATCAGAATGAGACCCGTGGACGTCGGTAAAGTAAACGAGGATCAAGTGTTTCAAAACTTGTACGGCGATATAAAGAAGACCGAGAGACccttatttaatttcaaagtcgGCGACGTCGTCAGGATTTCTAAAGTGAGAGGTCCGTTCGCGAAAGGTTATGAGCAGAACTACACGGAGGAATTTTTCACCGTATCCTCGCGTATTCCGCGTCAACCCCCGGTCTACAGACTCACCGATTACGACGGCGATGTCATCGAGGGGATTTTTTACGAAAAAGAGct ACCCGGAGAGACCGCCGACTACGTCAGCTACTACCGAAATCAGGCCGGCGGGGATTTGCCGGGCTATGCCGGGGGAGGGGTTATGTACGGAGCGGGGTTAGGGGGTCTTTTCAGAGGCCTGTTCAGGATGGCTGTACCTCTGTTAAAAAGAGGATTTAGCATCGCGAAACCCCATCTAAAATCGGCCGCAAAAAATATAGTATCCGACGTCGTCTCAAACGTATTGACGCGGTCTCATAACGATAAAGCTCAAGACGGATCCGGTCTGATGGTCATGGCCCGTAAGAGGATGTCTAAACCACCCGGTGTGAGGAGGCGTGGTCAGTGgggaaagaagaaaacaacactCGGACCGAAGAAACGCTCAGTCGTACGCAGAAAGCGTAAGGCGGCTGTTAGACGAAAGGCGTCGATCAAGAGAGTCGTAAAAACCATCTTCTAA